In Streptomyces sp. SN-593, a single genomic region encodes these proteins:
- a CDS encoding NAD-glutamate dehydrogenase — MQTKLDEAKAALLERAALAGENSPAGGPPGQGLDAQALNAFLQRYYLHSAPEDLIDRDPVDVYGAAMSHHRLAENRPQGTANLRVHTPTVEQNGWQCSHTVVEVVTDDMPFLVDSVTNALTQANRAIHVVVHPQFHVRRDVAGKLIEVIGYASQAEGESLPHDVLVESWIHVEIDRETDRDDIKEITADLRRVLSDVRESVEDWTKMRQAALTIADELAASPPPLPEQESSEAWELMRWLADDHFTFLGYREYELTTATGDDAEGGGEDVLLAVPGTGLGILRSDPQHPHDDGTHPGRPGHATSPSFSRLPADARRKAREHRLLILTKANSRSTVHRPSYLDYIGVKKFDAEGNVTGERRFLGLFSSSAYTESVRRVPVVRRKVEEVLEGSGYQAGSHDGRDLLQILETYPRDELFQTGVDELRAIVTSVLYLQERRKLRLYLRQDEYGRYYSALVYLPRDRYTTAVRLRLTHILQEELGGRSVDFTAWNTESVLSRLHFVIRVDPGGRLPELNESDVERIENRLAAAARSWADGFAEALNAECGEERAAELGRRYADAFPDGYRADFAPRVAVADLQHIESLGEDDFTLSLYEPVSAAPQERRFKIYRTGAPVSLSAVLPVLQRLGVEVVDERPYELRRADNSRAWVYDFGLRLDPALGDLGDDARERFQEAFAATWTDRAENDGFNSLVLRAGLDWRQAMVLRAYAKYLRQAGSTFSQDYMEDTLRTNVHTTRLLVNLFQARLSPDHQKAGRELTDGILEELEGALDQVASLDEDRILRSFLTLIKATLRTNYFQRGADGKPHSYLSIKFDPQAVPDLPAPRPAYEIWVYSPRVEGVHLRFGKVARGGLRWSDRREDFRTEVLGLVKAQMVKNTVIVPVGAKGGFVGKRLPDPAADRDAWMAEGIASYRTFISGLLDITDNLVGGEVVPPQDVVRHDEDDTYLVVAADKGTASFSDIANEVAVSYGFWLGDAFASGGSVGYDHKKMAITSSGAWESVKRHFRETGHNTQEEDFTVVGIGDMSGDVFGNGMLLSEHIRLVAAFDHRHIFLDPNPDAATSYAERRRMFELPRSSWADYDSSLISAGGGIYPRTAKAIPVSAAVRAALGIGSAGAKLTPAELMKAILKAPVDLLWNGGIGTYVKASTETQADVGDKANDPIRIDGTDLRVKVVGEGGNLGFTQLGRIEFARSGGPEGTGGRINTDAIDNSAGVDASDHEVNIKVLLNSTVAEGDMTVKQRNALLAEMTHDVGNLVLRNNYAQNVALANSMAQTSSLLHAHQRFMRRLARDGRLDRALEFLPTDRQIRERSAAGTGLTQPEMAVILAYAKITVADELIQTELPDDPYLRSLLHAYFPVALRERFATQIDNHALHREIVTTVLVNDTVNTGGTTFLHRFREEIGATTEEIVRAHTAARAIFDLGPIWDAVEALDNTVAADVQTRIRLHSRRLVERGTRWLLNNRMQPLQIAETIEFFGEGVTAVWSKLPQLLCGADLEWYSGLHDELTAAGVPDELATRVAGFSSAFPALDIVDVARRAGKEPLDVAEIYFDLADRLGITQLLDRIIQLPRDDRWQSMARAAIREDLFAAHAALTADVLSAGEAGATPEERYKAWEERNSGLVNRARTTLEEIQGSEEFDLASLSVAMRTFRTLLRTHH, encoded by the coding sequence ATGCAGACCAAGCTGGACGAGGCCAAGGCGGCGCTTCTCGAACGGGCGGCTCTGGCAGGTGAGAACAGCCCTGCGGGAGGACCCCCGGGCCAGGGCCTCGACGCGCAGGCGCTGAACGCGTTCCTCCAGCGCTACTACCTGCACAGCGCGCCCGAGGACCTGATCGACCGAGACCCGGTCGATGTCTACGGTGCCGCGATGTCGCACCACCGCCTCGCGGAGAACCGTCCGCAGGGTACCGCCAACCTCCGGGTGCACACCCCGACGGTGGAGCAGAACGGCTGGCAGTGCAGCCACACCGTGGTCGAGGTCGTCACGGACGACATGCCCTTCCTGGTGGACTCGGTCACCAACGCGCTGACCCAGGCGAACCGGGCGATCCACGTGGTCGTCCACCCGCAGTTCCACGTCCGGCGGGACGTCGCCGGCAAGCTGATCGAGGTCATCGGGTACGCCTCGCAGGCCGAGGGCGAGTCGCTGCCGCACGACGTGCTGGTGGAGTCCTGGATCCACGTCGAGATCGACCGGGAGACCGATCGGGACGACATCAAGGAGATCACCGCCGACCTGCGCCGGGTGCTGTCCGACGTGCGCGAGTCCGTCGAGGACTGGACGAAGATGCGCCAGGCGGCGCTCACCATCGCCGACGAACTGGCCGCCTCCCCGCCGCCGCTGCCGGAGCAGGAGAGCAGCGAGGCATGGGAGTTGATGCGCTGGCTCGCCGACGACCACTTCACCTTCCTCGGCTACCGCGAGTACGAACTGACCACCGCCACCGGTGACGACGCCGAGGGCGGAGGCGAGGACGTGCTCCTGGCCGTGCCCGGCACGGGCCTGGGCATCCTGCGCTCGGACCCGCAGCACCCGCACGACGACGGCACCCACCCCGGGCGCCCCGGCCACGCCACCTCACCGTCCTTCAGCCGGCTGCCTGCCGACGCCCGCAGGAAGGCGCGCGAGCACCGGCTGCTGATCCTGACCAAGGCCAACAGCCGCTCCACGGTGCACCGCCCGTCGTACCTGGACTACATCGGCGTCAAGAAGTTCGACGCCGAGGGCAACGTGACCGGTGAGCGGCGCTTCCTCGGCCTGTTCTCCTCCAGCGCCTACACCGAGTCGGTGCGGCGGGTGCCCGTGGTCCGCCGCAAGGTGGAGGAGGTCCTGGAGGGTTCCGGCTACCAGGCCGGCAGCCACGACGGCCGCGACCTGCTCCAGATCCTGGAGACCTACCCGCGCGACGAGTTGTTCCAGACCGGCGTGGACGAACTGCGCGCGATCGTCACCAGCGTGCTGTACCTGCAGGAGCGCCGGAAGCTGCGTCTGTACCTGCGGCAGGACGAGTACGGCCGGTACTACTCCGCGCTGGTCTACCTGCCCCGGGACCGCTACACCACCGCGGTGCGGCTGCGGCTGACCCACATCCTCCAGGAGGAACTGGGCGGCCGCAGCGTCGACTTCACCGCGTGGAACACCGAGTCGGTGCTCTCCCGGCTGCACTTCGTGATCCGCGTCGACCCCGGCGGCCGGCTGCCCGAGCTGAACGAGTCGGACGTCGAGCGGATCGAGAACCGGCTCGCGGCGGCCGCCCGCTCCTGGGCCGACGGCTTCGCCGAGGCGCTCAACGCCGAGTGCGGCGAGGAGCGCGCCGCCGAACTCGGCCGGCGCTACGCGGACGCGTTCCCCGACGGCTACCGCGCCGACTTCGCGCCGCGGGTCGCCGTGGCGGACCTCCAGCACATCGAGAGCCTGGGCGAGGACGACTTCACGCTCTCGCTCTACGAACCGGTCTCCGCGGCGCCCCAGGAGCGCCGGTTCAAGATCTACCGCACCGGCGCCCCCGTGTCGCTGTCCGCGGTGCTGCCGGTGTTGCAGCGGCTCGGCGTGGAGGTCGTGGACGAACGCCCCTACGAGCTGCGCCGCGCCGACAACTCGCGGGCGTGGGTCTATGACTTCGGGCTCCGCCTCGACCCCGCGCTCGGCGATCTGGGCGACGACGCGCGCGAGCGGTTCCAGGAGGCGTTCGCCGCGACCTGGACCGACCGGGCGGAGAACGACGGCTTCAACTCGCTGGTGCTGCGCGCCGGGCTGGACTGGCGGCAGGCGATGGTGCTGCGCGCCTACGCGAAGTACCTGCGGCAGGCCGGTTCGACCTTCAGCCAGGACTACATGGAGGACACCCTCCGGACGAACGTCCACACCACCCGGCTGCTGGTCAACCTCTTCCAGGCCCGGCTCTCGCCCGACCACCAGAAGGCCGGCCGCGAGCTGACCGACGGCATCCTGGAGGAGCTGGAGGGCGCCCTCGACCAGGTGGCCAGCCTCGACGAGGACCGCATCCTGCGCTCCTTCCTCACCCTGATCAAGGCGACGCTGCGCACCAACTACTTCCAGCGCGGCGCGGACGGCAAGCCGCACTCCTACCTGTCGATCAAGTTCGACCCGCAGGCCGTGCCCGACCTGCCCGCGCCCCGCCCGGCCTACGAGATCTGGGTGTACAGCCCGCGGGTGGAAGGCGTGCACCTGCGGTTCGGGAAGGTCGCGCGCGGCGGACTGCGCTGGTCCGACCGCCGTGAGGACTTCCGCACCGAGGTGCTGGGCCTGGTCAAGGCCCAGATGGTGAAGAACACCGTGATCGTGCCGGTGGGCGCGAAGGGCGGGTTCGTCGGCAAGCGGCTGCCGGACCCGGCAGCCGACCGGGACGCCTGGATGGCCGAGGGCATCGCCTCGTACCGGACGTTCATCTCCGGACTGCTCGACATCACCGACAACCTGGTCGGCGGCGAGGTGGTGCCGCCGCAGGACGTGGTCCGGCACGACGAGGACGACACCTACCTGGTGGTGGCGGCGGACAAGGGCACCGCGTCGTTCTCCGACATCGCCAACGAGGTCGCCGTCTCGTACGGGTTCTGGCTCGGCGACGCCTTCGCCTCCGGCGGGTCGGTCGGCTACGACCACAAGAAGATGGCCATCACCTCCTCCGGCGCCTGGGAGTCGGTGAAGCGGCACTTCCGGGAGACCGGGCACAACACGCAGGAAGAGGACTTCACCGTCGTCGGCATCGGCGACATGTCCGGCGACGTCTTCGGCAACGGCATGCTGCTGTCGGAGCACATCCGGCTGGTGGCCGCCTTCGACCACCGCCACATCTTCCTCGACCCGAACCCGGACGCGGCCACCTCCTACGCCGAGCGGCGCCGGATGTTCGAACTGCCGCGCTCCTCCTGGGCCGACTACGACTCCTCGCTGATCTCGGCCGGAGGCGGGATCTACCCGCGCACCGCCAAGGCGATCCCGGTCAGCGCGGCCGTGCGCGCCGCGCTCGGCATCGGGTCCGCCGGGGCGAAGCTCACGCCGGCCGAGCTGATGAAGGCGATCCTGAAGGCCCCGGTCGACCTGCTGTGGAACGGCGGCATCGGCACGTACGTCAAGGCGTCCACCGAGACGCAGGCGGACGTCGGCGACAAGGCGAACGACCCGATCCGGATCGACGGCACCGACCTGCGGGTCAAGGTGGTCGGCGAGGGCGGCAACCTCGGCTTCACGCAGCTCGGCCGGATCGAGTTCGCGCGTTCCGGCGGGCCCGAGGGCACCGGCGGCCGGATCAACACCGACGCGATCGACAACAGCGCCGGCGTGGACGCCTCGGACCACGAGGTCAACATCAAGGTGCTGCTCAACAGCACCGTCGCCGAAGGCGACATGACGGTCAAGCAGCGCAACGCCCTGCTCGCCGAGATGACCCACGACGTCGGCAACCTGGTGCTGCGCAACAACTACGCGCAGAACGTCGCACTGGCCAACAGCATGGCGCAGACCAGCAGCCTGCTCCACGCGCACCAGCGGTTCATGCGGCGCCTGGCGCGGGACGGCCGGCTGGACCGGGCACTGGAGTTCCTGCCCACCGACCGGCAGATCCGCGAGCGGTCGGCGGCCGGCACGGGCCTGACGCAGCCGGAGATGGCGGTCATCCTCGCCTACGCGAAGATCACGGTGGCCGACGAGCTGATCCAGACCGAGCTGCCGGACGACCCGTACCTGCGGTCGTTGCTGCACGCGTACTTCCCGGTGGCCCTGCGGGAGCGTTTCGCCACGCAGATCGACAACCACGCGCTGCACCGCGAGATCGTCACCACGGTGCTGGTCAACGACACGGTGAACACCGGCGGCACCACCTTCCTGCACCGGTTCCGCGAGGAGATCGGCGCGACCACCGAGGAGATCGTGCGGGCGCACACCGCGGCCCGGGCGATCTTCGACCTCGGCCCGATCTGGGACGCGGTCGAGGCGCTGGACAACACCGTCGCGGCCGACGTGCAGACCCGGATCCGGCTGCATTCTCGGCGGCTGGTCGAGCGCGGCACCCGCTGGCTGCTCAACAACCGCATGCAGCCGCTGCAGATCGCCGAGACCATCGAGTTCTTCGGTGAGGGCGTCACGGCGGTCTGGTCGAAGCTGCCGCAACTGCTGTGCGGCGCGGACCTGGAGTGGTACAGCGGGCTGCACGACGAGCTGACCGCCGCCGGGGTGCCGGACGAGCTGGCGACCAGGGTGGCGGGGTTCTCCTCGGCGTTCCCGGCGCTGGACATCGTGGACGTGGCGAGGCGGGCCGGCAAGGAGCCGCTGGACGTCGCCGAGATCTACTTCGACCTCGCCGACCGGCTGGGCATCACCCAACTGCTGGACCGGATCATCCAGTTGCCGCGGGACGACCGCTGGCAGTCGATGGCGCGGGCCGCGATCCGGGAGGACCTGTTCGCGGCGCACGCGGCGCTCACCGCCGACGTGCTGAGCGCGGGCGAGGCCGGAGCGACCCCGGAGGAGCGCTACAAGGCGTGGGAGGAGCGCAACTCCGGCCTGGTGAACCGGGCGCGGACCACCCTGGAGGAGATCCAGGGCTCGGAGGAGTTCGACCTCGCCAGCCTGTCGGTGGCGATGCGGACGTTCCGCACGCTGCTGCGCACGCACCACTGA
- a CDS encoding HAD family hydrolase yields MNAHLVWDWNGTLFNDIEAVVGATNASFAELGLPPVTAERYRELYCVPVPRFYQRLLGRLPSEEEWAVMDANFERHYLRLAERCSLAEGAAELLASRHASGLSQSLCSLATPQQLMPFVAAHGITGRFQRIDGRSGAASEGKSAQMARHVAALEGLDGRPVVVIGDALDDAAAAAHVGAFAVLYTGGSHSRATLETAGVPVADSLTEAVALAERIAA; encoded by the coding sequence GTGAACGCGCACCTCGTATGGGACTGGAACGGGACCCTCTTCAACGACATCGAAGCGGTGGTCGGGGCGACCAACGCCTCGTTCGCCGAGCTCGGCCTGCCCCCGGTGACCGCCGAGCGGTACCGCGAGCTGTACTGCGTTCCGGTACCGCGCTTCTACCAGCGGCTGCTGGGCCGGCTGCCCTCGGAGGAGGAGTGGGCGGTGATGGACGCGAACTTCGAGCGGCACTACCTGCGGTTGGCCGAGCGGTGCAGCCTCGCGGAGGGCGCGGCCGAACTGCTCGCCTCGCGCCACGCGTCGGGACTGAGCCAGTCGCTGTGTTCGCTCGCCACCCCGCAGCAGTTGATGCCGTTCGTCGCCGCGCACGGCATCACCGGCCGCTTCCAGCGGATCGACGGCCGCAGCGGCGCGGCAAGCGAGGGCAAGTCCGCCCAGATGGCCCGGCACGTGGCCGCGCTCGAAGGTCTCGACGGCCGCCCCGTCGTGGTCATCGGCGACGCCCTGGACGACGCGGCCGCCGCCGCCCACGTGGGCGCGTTCGCCGTGCTGTACACCGGCGGTTCACACAGTCGTGCGACCCTGGAGACGGCCGGGGTCCCGGTAGCCGACAGCCTCACCGAGGCCGTTGCGCTGGCCGAGCGAATAGCGGCCTGA
- a CDS encoding DUF6912 family protein: MRVYIPTTLAGLAEAYKAGELGPAPLDAFAVTPGLREWYVSDDIEELEYAALTRAAQGSLRLLAVRPEVPRRRVVVAVDVADGVVRHDPDRGLDPASLGAVRLTRAARLDEAAAVHVDADDAESDVRAAAEALGAVDAGDDDAQFTVDGAEDHELLWYATQEIPHLIG; encoded by the coding sequence ATGCGCGTCTACATTCCCACCACGCTCGCCGGGCTCGCCGAGGCGTACAAGGCGGGCGAACTGGGCCCGGCGCCGCTGGACGCCTTCGCCGTCACGCCCGGCCTGCGCGAGTGGTACGTCTCCGACGACATCGAGGAACTCGAGTACGCGGCGCTCACCCGGGCCGCCCAGGGGTCGCTGCGGCTGCTGGCCGTGCGGCCCGAAGTACCGCGCAGGCGCGTGGTGGTGGCGGTGGACGTCGCCGACGGTGTGGTCCGCCACGACCCCGACCGCGGCCTGGACCCGGCCTCGCTCGGCGCGGTGCGGCTGACCCGCGCGGCGCGGCTCGACGAGGCGGCCGCGGTGCACGTGGACGCCGACGACGCCGAGTCCGACGTGCGCGCCGCGGCCGAAGCGCTGGGCGCGGTGGACGCCGGCGACGACGACGCACAGTTCACCGTCGACGGTGCCGAGGATCACGAACTCCTGTGGTATGCGACGCAGGAGATCCCCCACCTGATCGGCTGA
- a CDS encoding Rv3235 family protein, which yields MPITPSNRPGTRAPARPAVTRPAATRATPHAAPHPTAPRPAPPHPGRRPAAGTAPPRRTDPRRPSSRPRSALRPLPPHLWFADRLLEVLTGRRPLTSLAGRVRDEAYQRLWMLHAERADWRRRARGRTPYVSRCRVFPTAGGALEVTAVVALDDDVFRAIAFRLEPGDADSGPGYGRARWRCTDVAAR from the coding sequence ATGCCCATCACGCCCTCGAACCGCCCCGGCACCCGCGCCCCGGCCCGCCCGGCGGTCACCCGCCCGGCCGCCACCCGCGCGACGCCGCACGCCGCGCCGCACCCGACGGCACCCCGCCCCGCGCCACCGCACCCGGGGCGCCGGCCGGCCGCCGGTACCGCGCCTCCACGCCGTACCGACCCGCGCCGGCCCTCCTCGCGGCCCAGGTCCGCGCTGCGCCCCCTGCCCCCGCACCTGTGGTTCGCCGATCGGCTGCTGGAGGTCCTCACCGGCCGCCGACCGCTGACCTCGCTGGCGGGGCGGGTCCGGGACGAGGCGTACCAGCGGCTGTGGATGCTGCACGCCGAGCGGGCGGACTGGCGGCGCCGCGCCCGCGGCCGCACCCCCTACGTGAGCCGCTGCCGCGTCTTCCCCACCGCGGGCGGCGCGCTGGAGGTGACCGCGGTGGTCGCCCTGGACGACGACGTGTTCCGGGCGATCGCCTTCCGGCTGGAACCCGGCGACGCCGACTCCGGCCCCGGCTACGGCCGCGCCCGCTGGCGCTGCACCGACGTCGCCGCGCGCTGA
- the secA gene encoding preprotein translocase subunit SecA, with the protein MSVISKIMRAGEGKILRKLHRIADQVNSVEEDFVELTDAELRALTDEFKQRHEDGESLDDLMPEAFAAVREAAKRVLGQRHYDVQLMGGAALHLGYVAEMRTGEGKTLVGTLPAYLNAISGKGVHLITVNDYLAERDSEWMGRVHKFLGLSVGCILANMTPAERREQYGCDITYGTNNEFGFDYLRDNMAWSKDELVQRGHNFAIVDEVDSILVDEARTPLIISGPADQATKWYSDFARLVRRLDRGEAGSLGKEETGDYDVDEKKRTVAIHESGVGKVEDWLGIDNLYESVNTPLVGYLNNAIKAKELYKNDKDYVVIDGEVMIVDEHTGRILAGRRYNEGMHQAIEAKEGVDIKDENQTLATITLQNFFRLYGKLSGMTGTAMTEAAEFHQIYKLGVVPIPTHRPVQRDDKPDLIYRTEEAKFAAVVEDIVEKHEKGQPVLVGTVSVEKSEYLSAQLSKRGIPHEVLNAKQHDREATIVAQAGRKGAVTVATNMAGRGTDIKLGGNPDDLAEAELRQRGLDPVEHVEEWAAALPEALERAEEAVKTEFEEVKDLGGLYVLGTERHESRRIDNQLRGRSGRQGDPGESRFYLSLGDDLMRLFKAQMVERVMSMANVPDDVPIENKMVTRAIASAQSQVEQQNFEIRKNVLKYDEVLNRQREVIYGERRRVLEGEDLQEQVQHFMDDTIDAYIDAETREGFAEDWDLDRLWGAFKQLYPAKVTVDELEEAAGDRAGITAEFIAESVKDDIHEQYGEREKQLTEDIMRELERRVVLSVLDRKWREHLYEMDYLQEGIGLRAMAQRDPLVEYQREGFDMFTAMMDGIKEESVGYLFNLEVQVEQQVEEVPVSDEVEDAPPSLVKQPEIRAKGLEAPKRADRLHFSAPSVDGEGGVVEGEFEEAGVSGGSSGDEEVGTTRAERRKAAKGGRRRKK; encoded by the coding sequence GTGTCCGTCATCAGCAAGATCATGCGTGCAGGTGAAGGCAAGATCCTGCGCAAGCTGCACCGCATCGCGGACCAGGTAAATTCCGTCGAAGAGGACTTCGTCGAGCTCACGGACGCCGAGTTGCGGGCACTCACCGACGAATTCAAGCAGCGCCACGAGGACGGGGAGTCGCTGGACGACCTGATGCCGGAGGCGTTCGCCGCGGTGCGCGAGGCGGCCAAGCGCGTGCTCGGCCAGCGCCACTACGACGTGCAGCTCATGGGCGGCGCGGCCCTGCACCTCGGCTACGTCGCCGAGATGCGCACCGGTGAGGGCAAGACCCTGGTCGGCACCCTTCCCGCGTACCTCAACGCGATCTCCGGCAAGGGCGTTCACCTGATCACGGTCAACGACTACCTCGCCGAGCGCGACTCGGAGTGGATGGGCCGGGTGCACAAGTTCCTCGGCCTGAGCGTCGGCTGCATCCTGGCGAACATGACGCCGGCCGAGCGCCGCGAGCAGTACGGCTGCGACATCACCTACGGCACCAACAACGAGTTCGGGTTCGACTACCTGCGCGACAACATGGCCTGGTCGAAGGACGAGCTGGTCCAGCGCGGCCACAACTTCGCGATCGTCGACGAGGTCGACTCGATCCTGGTGGACGAGGCCCGTACCCCGCTGATCATCTCCGGTCCGGCCGACCAGGCCACGAAGTGGTACAGCGACTTCGCCCGCCTGGTGCGGCGGCTCGACCGCGGCGAGGCCGGCAGCCTCGGCAAGGAGGAGACCGGCGACTACGACGTGGACGAGAAGAAGCGCACCGTCGCCATCCACGAGTCCGGTGTCGGCAAGGTCGAGGACTGGCTGGGCATCGACAACCTCTACGAGTCGGTCAACACCCCGCTCGTCGGTTATCTGAACAACGCCATCAAGGCCAAGGAGCTCTACAAGAACGACAAGGACTACGTCGTCATCGACGGCGAGGTCATGATCGTCGACGAGCACACCGGCCGTATCCTCGCCGGCCGCCGCTACAACGAGGGCATGCACCAGGCCATCGAGGCGAAGGAGGGGGTGGACATCAAGGACGAGAACCAGACGCTCGCCACGATCACCCTCCAGAACTTCTTCCGCCTCTACGGCAAGCTCAGCGGCATGACCGGTACGGCGATGACCGAGGCCGCCGAGTTCCACCAGATCTACAAGCTGGGCGTCGTGCCGATCCCGACCCACCGCCCGGTGCAGCGCGACGACAAGCCGGATCTGATCTACCGCACGGAGGAGGCGAAGTTCGCCGCCGTCGTGGAGGACATCGTCGAGAAGCACGAGAAGGGCCAGCCGGTGCTGGTCGGCACCGTCTCCGTCGAGAAGTCCGAGTACCTGTCCGCGCAACTGTCCAAGCGCGGCATCCCGCACGAGGTGCTCAACGCCAAGCAGCACGACCGGGAGGCGACCATCGTCGCCCAGGCCGGGCGCAAGGGCGCGGTCACCGTCGCCACCAACATGGCCGGCCGCGGTACCGACATCAAGCTCGGCGGCAACCCCGACGACCTCGCCGAGGCGGAGCTGCGCCAGCGCGGCCTGGACCCGGTCGAGCACGTCGAGGAGTGGGCGGCGGCCCTGCCCGAGGCGCTGGAGCGCGCCGAGGAGGCGGTGAAGACCGAGTTCGAGGAGGTCAAGGACCTCGGCGGCCTCTACGTCCTGGGCACCGAGCGGCACGAGTCGCGCCGTATCGACAACCAGCTGCGCGGACGCTCCGGCCGCCAGGGCGACCCGGGCGAGTCCCGGTTCTACCTGTCCCTCGGCGACGACCTGATGCGGCTGTTCAAGGCGCAGATGGTCGAGCGCGTGATGTCGATGGCCAACGTGCCCGACGACGTGCCGATCGAGAACAAGATGGTCACCCGGGCGATCGCGTCCGCCCAGTCGCAGGTCGAGCAGCAGAACTTCGAGATCCGCAAGAACGTCCTGAAGTACGACGAGGTGCTCAACCGCCAGCGCGAGGTGATCTACGGCGAGCGCCGCCGCGTCCTGGAGGGCGAGGACCTCCAGGAGCAGGTCCAGCACTTCATGGACGACACCATCGACGCGTACATCGACGCCGAGACGCGCGAGGGCTTCGCCGAGGACTGGGACCTGGACCGCCTGTGGGGCGCGTTCAAGCAGCTCTACCCGGCGAAGGTCACCGTGGACGAGCTGGAGGAGGCGGCCGGCGACCGCGCGGGCATCACCGCCGAGTTCATCGCCGAGTCGGTCAAGGACGACATCCACGAGCAGTACGGCGAGCGGGAGAAGCAGCTCACCGAGGACATCATGCGCGAGCTGGAGCGCCGCGTGGTGCTGTCGGTCCTCGACCGCAAGTGGCGTGAGCACCTCTACGAGATGGACTACCTCCAGGAGGGCATCGGCCTGCGCGCCATGGCGCAGCGCGACCCGCTGGTGGAGTACCAGCGCGAGGGCTTCGACATGTTCACCGCCATGATGGACGGCATCAAGGAGGAGTCCGTCGGCTACCTGTTCAACCTGGAGGTCCAGGTGGAGCAGCAGGTCGAGGAGGTGCCGGTGTCGGACGAGGTGGAGGACGCGCCGCCGTCGCTGGTCAAGCAGCCCGAGATCCGCGCCAAGGGCCTTGAGGCGCCCAAGCGGGCGGACCGGCTGCACTTCTCCGCGCCGTCGGTCGACGGTGAGGGCGGCGTCGTGGAGGGCGAGTTCGAGGAGGCGGGCGTCTCCGGTGGCTCGTCCGGCGACGAGGAGGTCGGCACCACCCGCGCGGAGCGCCGCAAGGCCGCCAAGGGCGGTCGCCGCCGCAAGAAGTAG
- a CDS encoding GNAT family N-acetyltransferase — METPVLTTKRLVLRALEPRDGDALWAACQDPEISRWTSVPWPYPRERADDFINVVCADGWRDDSMYNFGVFTRDEGVLVSSMGLVRLQHLAAPQRMAELGYWTAKHMRGKGYTVEAARAVCSWAFDTLGVERLEWFAEAGNEASRAVALKLGFAMEGTVRAMVVHAGTRRDAWSGSLLPSDWDRPSEAQYLPYTG, encoded by the coding sequence ATGGAAACACCTGTTCTCACCACAAAGCGCCTTGTGCTGCGCGCCCTGGAACCGCGTGACGGCGACGCCCTGTGGGCCGCCTGTCAGGACCCTGAGATCTCTCGCTGGACATCGGTCCCGTGGCCGTATCCGCGCGAACGCGCCGACGACTTCATCAACGTCGTGTGCGCGGACGGCTGGCGCGACGACAGCATGTACAACTTCGGCGTCTTCACCCGGGACGAAGGCGTCCTGGTCAGCTCCATGGGCCTGGTCCGCCTCCAGCACCTGGCCGCTCCGCAGCGCATGGCCGAGCTGGGCTACTGGACGGCTAAGCACATGCGCGGCAAGGGCTACACGGTGGAGGCGGCGCGGGCGGTGTGCTCCTGGGCCTTCGACACCCTGGGGGTGGAACGGCTGGAGTGGTTCGCCGAGGCGGGCAACGAAGCCTCCCGCGCGGTCGCGCTGAAGCTCGGCTTCGCCATGGAGGGCACCGTCCGGGCCATGGTCGTCCACGCAGGCACCCGGCGGGACGCCTGGAGCGGCTCCCTCCTCCCGTCGGACTGGGACCGCCCCTCCGAGGCGCAGTACCTGCCCTACACCGGGTAG